One stretch of Planctomycetota bacterium DNA includes these proteins:
- a CDS encoding M13 family metallopeptidase, producing MGPNRVRSSLVILGALLAIPSAAPLRAQGPVDQSTFDRSIRVQDDLYNHVNGTWLKNTPIPPDKSNYGSFIALDDLSRERIREIVEQAAATDAPAGSDARKVGDFHRAFMDTTRVEALGAKPLAELLSRLDGVSTHDEIAYAFGVAGTLGVAAPVGLFVGIDDKDSTRHLTTVVQAGLTLPDRDYYLKDGEKETAARGALVTYADRLFTLLGDGTKAPGETVLALEKRLAEIQWPRVELRDALKTYNKFATAEFSGKTPQLRWSTFLEAAGTPGIAEVNVATPSYFEKLAALFESVDVATWKTWLRFKLVDAYATFLSPPFEEAHFDFHGRKIAGIQEPLPRWKRSVDALSGKGAGDFGALGDVVGKLYVERHFTLQAKARMDELVKNLLAAFGTSIDELSWMTPATKAKARDKLAKITTKIGYPTTWRSYDGLEVRPDELVGNVMRSRRYEHERNTAKLGKPVDRDEWGMTPQTVNAYYNPSLNEIVFPAAILQPPFFSVDAPDALNYGGIGGVIGHEISHAFDDQGSRYDGAGNLVNWWTDADRAAFEALTKRLIDQYSGYEPLPGRRVKGDFTLGENIADLSGLAVSYKAYQLAKAGKEPEKVSGWSGNQLFFVGWSRVWQRKYREAELVKRLLTDPHSPSQYRANGPVMNLDAFHDAFGVKEGDALWKPTSERIRIW from the coding sequence ATGGGCCCCAATCGCGTCCGGTCGTCGCTCGTCATCCTCGGCGCGCTGCTCGCCATCCCGTCGGCCGCCCCCCTCCGTGCCCAGGGGCCGGTCGACCAGTCGACGTTCGACCGCAGCATCCGCGTCCAGGACGACCTCTACAACCACGTCAACGGCACGTGGCTGAAAAACACGCCGATCCCGCCCGACAAGAGCAACTACGGCTCGTTCATCGCGCTCGACGACCTGTCGCGCGAGCGGATCCGTGAGATCGTCGAGCAGGCCGCCGCGACCGACGCCCCGGCAGGGAGCGACGCCCGCAAGGTGGGCGACTTCCACCGCGCCTTCATGGACACGACCCGCGTCGAGGCCCTCGGGGCCAAGCCGTTGGCCGAGCTGCTCAGCCGGCTCGACGGCGTGTCGACGCACGACGAGATCGCCTACGCCTTCGGAGTCGCCGGTACGCTCGGCGTCGCCGCGCCGGTCGGCCTGTTCGTCGGGATCGACGACAAGGACTCGACCCGCCACCTGACCACGGTCGTCCAGGCCGGCCTCACGCTCCCCGACCGCGACTACTACCTCAAGGACGGCGAGAAGGAGACGGCCGCCCGGGGGGCGCTGGTGACCTACGCCGACCGGCTGTTCACGTTGCTCGGCGACGGCACCAAGGCGCCGGGCGAGACGGTCCTGGCCCTCGAGAAGCGCCTCGCCGAGATCCAGTGGCCGCGGGTCGAGCTGCGCGACGCCCTCAAGACCTACAACAAGTTCGCCACCGCCGAGTTCTCCGGGAAGACGCCGCAGCTGCGCTGGTCGACGTTTCTCGAGGCCGCCGGCACGCCGGGCATCGCGGAGGTCAACGTCGCCACGCCGAGCTACTTCGAGAAGCTTGCGGCGCTATTCGAATCGGTCGACGTCGCCACCTGGAAGACGTGGCTCCGCTTCAAGCTCGTCGACGCCTACGCGACCTTCCTCTCGCCGCCGTTCGAGGAGGCGCACTTCGACTTCCACGGCCGCAAGATCGCCGGGATCCAGGAGCCGCTACCGCGCTGGAAGCGCTCGGTCGACGCGCTCAGCGGCAAGGGGGCGGGCGACTTCGGCGCCCTCGGAGACGTCGTCGGCAAGCTGTATGTCGAGCGCCACTTCACGCTGCAGGCCAAGGCCCGGATGGACGAGCTCGTGAAGAACCTGCTGGCGGCGTTCGGCACGAGCATCGACGAGCTGTCGTGGATGACGCCGGCGACGAAGGCCAAGGCCCGCGACAAGCTCGCGAAGATCACCACCAAGATCGGCTACCCGACGACGTGGCGCTCCTACGACGGCCTCGAGGTCCGCCCCGACGAGCTCGTCGGCAACGTGATGCGCTCGCGCCGCTACGAACACGAGCGCAACACCGCCAAGCTCGGCAAGCCCGTCGACCGCGACGAGTGGGGGATGACGCCGCAGACGGTGAACGCTTACTACAACCCGTCGCTCAACGAGATCGTGTTTCCCGCGGCGATCCTCCAGCCGCCGTTCTTCTCGGTCGACGCTCCCGACGCCCTCAACTACGGCGGCATCGGCGGCGTGATCGGCCACGAAATCAGCCACGCCTTCGACGACCAGGGGAGCCGCTACGACGGCGCCGGCAATCTCGTCAACTGGTGGACCGACGCCGACCGGGCGGCGTTCGAGGCGCTCACCAAGCGGCTCATCGACCAGTATTCCGGCTACGAGCCGCTCCCCGGCCGGCGTGTGAAGGGGGATTTCACGCTCGGCGAGAACATCGCCGACCTGTCGGGCCTGGCGGTGTCCTACAAGGCCTACCAACTCGCCAAGGCGGGCAAGGAACCGGAGAAGGTCTCGGGGTGGTCGGGCAACCAGCTGTTTTTCGTCGGCTGGAGCCGGGTCTGGCAGCGGAAGTACCGTGAGGCGGAGCTGGTGAAGCGGCTCCTCACCGACCCGCACAGCCCGTCGCAGTACCGGGCCAACGGTCCGGTGATGAACCTCGATGCCTTCCACGACGCGTTCGGCGTCAAGGAGGGCGACGCGCTGTGGAAGCCGACGTCGGAGCGGATCCGGATCTGGTGA
- the phoU gene encoding phosphate signaling complex protein PhoU has translation MTKHIERQIATLKEKILRVGTLVEEAISKSITAVINLDQGLAQRVLDNDEQIDRMEVEVEEECLKILALYQPVAADLRFVVSTLKINNDLERMGDLATNIAKRVGPLATGTQCELPPEIRTMAMRAEEMVRDCLRAVIDGDPVLARKVREQDDAVDDARQRVRRRMMEAIRAEPAKLENLLRINSISKHIERIADMATNVAEDVIYMVEGDIVRHRVD, from the coding sequence GTGACCAAACACATCGAGCGGCAGATCGCCACGCTCAAGGAGAAGATCCTGCGGGTCGGGACGCTCGTCGAGGAGGCGATCTCGAAGTCGATCACCGCCGTGATCAACCTCGACCAGGGGCTCGCCCAGCGCGTCCTCGACAACGACGAGCAGATCGACCGGATGGAGGTCGAGGTCGAGGAGGAGTGCCTGAAGATCCTCGCCCTCTACCAGCCGGTGGCAGCCGACCTGCGGTTCGTGGTCTCGACCTTGAAGATCAACAACGACCTCGAGCGGATGGGGGATCTGGCGACCAACATCGCCAAGCGTGTCGGACCGTTGGCGACCGGCACGCAGTGCGAGCTGCCCCCCGAGATCCGGACGATGGCGATGCGCGCCGAGGAGATGGTGCGCGACTGTCTCCGGGCGGTGATCGACGGCGATCCGGTGCTCGCGCGGAAGGTGCGCGAGCAGGACGACGCCGTCGACGACGCCCGCCAGCGCGTCCGCCGGCGGATGATGGAGGCGATCCGCGCCGAGCCGGCGAAGCTGGAGAATCTGCTGCGGATCAACTCGATCTCGAAGCACATCGAGCGGATCGCCGACATGGCGACGAACGTCGCCGAAGACGTGATCTACATGGTCGAGGGGGACATCGTCCGCCACCGCGTCGATTGA
- the pstB gene encoding phosphate ABC transporter ATP-binding protein, producing MPRSFDPRPVGTAPASAPGQGPPTDDRLAAVAAGHAVPSEVHRQVLEESPVLEIDRFNLWYGTKQALHSITMPVPHARVTALVGPSGCGKSTLLRSVNRLNDLVQNVRTTGDMRLRGDSIYDPRMDVIDLRKRMGMVFQKPNPFPMSIYENVVYALRIDGENRRTVLDEVCETSLRGAALWDEVKDRLGESALGLSGGQQQRLCIARAIAAEPEILLLDEPCSALDPIATGKVEDLIQELRGTYSVLIVTHNMQQASRTSDYTAFMYLGRLIEYGPTSDIFTKPILRETEAYVTGRFG from the coding sequence ATGCCGAGGTCATTCGATCCCCGCCCGGTCGGAACGGCTCCCGCCTCGGCTCCTGGACAGGGGCCCCCGACCGACGACCGTCTCGCCGCGGTCGCCGCGGGGCACGCCGTACCGTCCGAAGTTCATCGGCAGGTCCTCGAGGAATCGCCGGTGCTGGAGATCGACCGCTTCAATCTGTGGTACGGGACCAAACAGGCGCTCCACTCGATCACGATGCCGGTACCCCACGCCCGGGTGACGGCGCTGGTCGGGCCGAGCGGCTGCGGCAAATCGACGCTGTTGCGGAGCGTGAACCGGCTCAACGACCTCGTCCAGAACGTCCGCACCACCGGCGACATGCGGCTCCGCGGCGACTCCATCTACGACCCGCGGATGGACGTCATCGACCTGCGCAAGCGCATGGGGATGGTGTTCCAGAAGCCGAATCCGTTTCCGATGAGCATCTACGAGAACGTCGTCTACGCGCTGCGGATCGACGGGGAGAACCGGCGCACGGTCCTCGACGAGGTGTGCGAGACGAGCCTCCGCGGCGCGGCCCTGTGGGACGAGGTGAAGGACCGGCTCGGCGAGAGTGCGCTGGGGCTGTCGGGGGGGCAGCAGCAGCGCTTGTGCATCGCCCGGGCGATCGCCGCCGAACCCGAGATCCTCCTCCTCGACGAGCCCTGCTCGGCGCTCGACCCGATCGCCACCGGCAAGGTCGAGGACCTGATCCAGGAGTTGCGCGGCACCTACTCGGTGCTGATCGTGACCCACAACATGCAGCAGGCCAGCCGGACCAGCGACTACACCGCCTTCATGTACCTCGGGCGGCTGATCGAGTACGGTCCGACGTCAGACATCTTCACCAAGCCGATCCTCCGCGAGACCGAGGCCTACGTGACGGGTCGGTTCGGGTGA
- the pstA gene encoding phosphate ABC transporter permease PstA — protein sequence MSSDPVRSRRPRSSYAAFTAQGEPWLWLTGGALGLAVAMITVLLGLIVYQGARTFWPVPLEEIHRRDGTVLLGEISARERVVTDGDAGLQATTRRLLRTANFDLLGTHFTWCDDALITASERPPHATAVERLEGGRFHGVPRRLRHGDEIVADGPDAAWERFRERHPDILRRVAMIRRIDRVERGRLQRQLRAARLATTNARLTAGDDSAAARSAATAERALAVSAADAERELDRRTAELRQPNAGWILDFATADGREIAIPLDAIVTAWQPNRLSWCGKLGVYAGRWGEFLGDDPREANSAGGVFPAIWGTIAMTLIMALLVAPFGVLAAIYLREYADRGPLTAVVRIAINNLAGVPSIVYGAFGLGFFCYVVGGGIDELFFRSALVADGQPTFGTGGLLWAALTLALLTLPVVIVATEEALAAVPNSMREGSYACGAGKWQTIRRIVLPRALPGIMTGLILAMARGAGEVAPLILVGVKKVALDLPIDATFPFVHPEREFMHLAYLIYDVGFQSPNAQAARPLVFTITFLLVAIIAGLNLAAIWIRSRLRQRHVSQQF from the coding sequence ATGAGCTCTGATCCGGTCCGCTCACGACGGCCGCGTTCTTCATACGCCGCCTTCACCGCGCAGGGCGAGCCCTGGCTGTGGCTCACGGGAGGAGCCCTCGGGCTGGCCGTCGCGATGATCACGGTGCTGCTGGGACTGATCGTCTACCAGGGTGCGCGAACGTTTTGGCCGGTCCCTCTGGAGGAGATCCATCGTCGCGACGGTACGGTGCTTCTCGGCGAGATCAGTGCCCGTGAGCGGGTCGTGACGGATGGGGATGCGGGGCTTCAGGCGACCACGCGGCGTCTGTTGCGGACGGCGAATTTCGACCTTCTCGGCACGCACTTCACATGGTGCGACGACGCGCTGATCACCGCGTCGGAACGACCGCCGCATGCCACCGCGGTCGAGCGCTTGGAAGGCGGGCGATTCCACGGGGTGCCGCGACGGCTGCGGCACGGCGACGAAATCGTTGCCGACGGCCCCGATGCTGCCTGGGAACGGTTCCGTGAACGGCATCCCGACATCCTCCGGCGCGTCGCGATGATCCGCCGTATCGATCGCGTCGAGCGCGGTCGTCTGCAACGCCAACTGCGTGCCGCTCGACTCGCGACGACCAACGCCCGTCTCACGGCCGGCGACGACTCGGCCGCCGCCCGATCGGCGGCCACGGCGGAGCGTGCCCTCGCGGTGAGCGCCGCCGATGCCGAGCGTGAGCTCGACCGTCGCACCGCCGAGCTCCGTCAGCCGAACGCCGGATGGATCCTCGACTTCGCCACTGCCGACGGCCGCGAGATCGCGATTCCTCTCGACGCAATCGTCACTGCCTGGCAGCCCAACCGCCTCTCCTGGTGCGGCAAACTCGGTGTCTACGCCGGTCGCTGGGGCGAGTTTCTCGGCGACGATCCGCGCGAGGCCAACAGTGCCGGCGGCGTGTTTCCGGCGATCTGGGGCACGATCGCGATGACGCTGATCATGGCTTTGTTGGTTGCCCCGTTCGGTGTGCTCGCGGCGATCTACCTGCGGGAGTACGCGGATCGCGGTCCGCTGACAGCCGTCGTGCGGATCGCGATCAACAACCTCGCCGGCGTGCCGAGCATCGTGTACGGGGCCTTTGGGTTGGGGTTCTTCTGCTATGTCGTCGGTGGCGGCATCGATGAACTGTTTTTCCGGTCGGCGCTCGTCGCCGACGGCCAGCCGACATTCGGCACCGGTGGTCTGCTGTGGGCGGCGTTGACCTTGGCCCTGCTCACGCTCCCGGTGGTGATCGTGGCGACCGAGGAGGCCCTCGCGGCCGTGCCCAATTCGATGCGCGAGGGATCGTATGCCTGCGGCGCCGGCAAGTGGCAGACGATCCGGCGGATCGTCCTTCCCCGGGCCCTTCCGGGCATCATGACCGGGCTGATCCTCGCGATGGCGCGGGGCGCCGGGGAGGTGGCCCCGTTGATCCTCGTCGGCGTGAAGAAGGTGGCCCTCGATCTGCCGATCGACGCGACGTTTCCGTTCGTTCATCCCGAGCGCGAGTTCATGCACCTCGCCTACCTGATCTACGACGTCGGCTTCCAGAGCCCCAACGCCCAGGCGGCCAGGCCGCTGGTGTTCACGATCACGTTCCTGTTGGTGGCGATCATCGCCGGACTCAATCTGGCCGCGATCTGGATACGCTCGCGCCTGCGGCAGCGGCATGTCTCCCAGCAGTTTTGA
- a CDS encoding ABC transporter permease subunit, with translation MTVARTIAAADSGSPVVALAASPRSRIFAAVAARGPVRILQATSGERLLSIATGEGSPRSLAIGPRERTLLAADDGGVWACGFEPGFPEVSVGTLLTPVWYENYPAAVHAWETTGHDAFEPKYGFVPLVVGTLKSTFYSMLFATPVALLAAVYSSQFLHPRWRARIKPVIEMMASLPSVVLGFVAGLVLAPLVESQLPAVILALFVVPLTLAVAAHVWQALPVPIRVGGSGWRFPLITLVGLPLGCLLAWLAAPSMERVLFAGSLRAWLDRGEGHALGGWLLTLAPIAALVVALIVAKVVNPWLRRRLADWPPGRSALAALGTFAVALGAAVLLAVLGGMFLDAWRVDPRELVVGGYVQRNAMVVAFGMSFAIIPLVFTLADDALSSVPEHLRSASLGAGATPWQTAVRVIIPAAGSGLFSAVMIGLGRAVGETMIVLMAAGNTPILEWNLFSGFQTLSAAVATELPEAARDSAHYRVLFLAALTLFAITFVINTAAEVVRQRFRRRAHEL, from the coding sequence ATGACCGTCGCACGGACGATCGCTGCGGCCGATTCCGGGTCGCCGGTCGTTGCTCTTGCCGCTTCGCCGCGGTCCCGCATCTTCGCGGCCGTGGCTGCCCGTGGCCCTGTGCGGATTCTCCAGGCGACCTCGGGCGAACGGCTGCTCTCGATCGCGACGGGTGAAGGGAGCCCCCGTTCGCTGGCGATCGGACCTCGGGAGCGGACGTTGCTGGCTGCCGACGACGGCGGTGTGTGGGCGTGTGGTTTCGAGCCCGGTTTTCCGGAGGTCTCGGTCGGGACGCTCCTGACGCCGGTGTGGTACGAGAACTACCCTGCCGCGGTGCACGCCTGGGAGACCACCGGCCACGACGCGTTCGAGCCCAAATACGGGTTCGTGCCGCTGGTGGTCGGGACGCTCAAGTCGACGTTCTACTCGATGCTGTTCGCCACGCCGGTGGCGCTGCTGGCAGCCGTCTACTCGAGCCAATTCCTCCACCCACGGTGGCGCGCGCGGATCAAGCCGGTGATCGAGATGATGGCGAGTCTGCCGAGCGTCGTCCTCGGATTCGTCGCCGGTTTGGTGCTCGCGCCGCTGGTCGAGAGCCAGCTTCCGGCCGTGATCCTCGCGCTGTTCGTCGTACCCCTCACGCTCGCCGTCGCGGCCCATGTCTGGCAGGCATTGCCGGTGCCGATTCGCGTCGGTGGCAGTGGGTGGCGGTTTCCGCTCATCACCCTCGTCGGTCTCCCGCTCGGCTGTCTGCTCGCCTGGCTCGCTGCTCCATCGATGGAGCGGGTGCTGTTCGCCGGGAGCCTGCGGGCGTGGCTCGACCGTGGCGAAGGGCACGCACTCGGGGGCTGGCTCCTGACACTGGCGCCGATCGCCGCACTCGTCGTCGCGTTGATCGTCGCCAAGGTGGTCAATCCCTGGCTACGGCGCCGTCTGGCTGACTGGCCGCCGGGGCGATCGGCGCTGGCGGCGCTGGGAACGTTTGCCGTTGCACTGGGTGCGGCCGTGCTGCTGGCAGTACTCGGCGGAATGTTCCTCGACGCGTGGCGCGTCGATCCCCGGGAGCTCGTTGTCGGAGGCTACGTGCAGCGCAATGCCATGGTCGTTGCCTTCGGCATGAGTTTCGCCATCATTCCTCTGGTGTTCACGTTGGCCGACGACGCCCTGTCGAGCGTCCCCGAACATCTGCGCAGTGCCTCGCTCGGAGCCGGGGCGACCCCCTGGCAGACGGCCGTCCGGGTGATCATCCCGGCAGCGGGGAGCGGACTGTTTTCGGCGGTGATGATCGGCCTCGGTCGGGCCGTCGGGGAGACGATGATCGTCCTGATGGCGGCCGGCAACACGCCGATCCTCGAATGGAATCTGTTCAGCGGTTTCCAGACGCTGTCGGCGGCGGTGGCCACCGAGCTCCCCGAGGCGGCGCGAGACAGCGCCCACTATCGCGTGCTGTTTCTCGCCGCACTGACACTGTTCGCGATCACGTTCGTGATCAACACCGCGGCAGAGGTCGTCCGACAGCGCTTCCGGAGGAGGGCCCATGAGCTCTGA
- a CDS encoding phosphate ABC transporter substrate-binding protein, giving the protein MAVSVAGGIAALRQLAAADIDAALPPYEKVSGEVAGTLKCVGSDTMNNLVALWAEGFKRSYPGVREGIEGKGSASAPPALTEGTCSFAPMSRDWKDSEIDAFKQRHAYAPTVIPVAIDMLAVFVHKDNPLEKLTLQQVDAMFSKNRNGGLTKDILTWGDLGLEGPWKNHSISLYGRNATSGTYGYFKEHALFKGDFKPTVKEQPGSSAVLQAVASDRYGVGYSGIGYRTADVRPVPLAPGAGAPAVAAEAEFAYSGDYPLARFLYLSVNHRKDTPLDPLRREFLRYVLSRSGQADVVKDGYLPITAAIARRGLESVGITAR; this is encoded by the coding sequence ATGGCCGTGTCGGTGGCGGGTGGGATCGCCGCACTCCGACAGCTCGCAGCTGCCGATATCGACGCCGCACTGCCCCCGTACGAGAAGGTGTCCGGAGAGGTCGCGGGCACGCTCAAGTGCGTCGGCTCCGACACGATGAACAACCTCGTGGCCCTGTGGGCAGAGGGCTTCAAACGCTCGTATCCCGGCGTCCGCGAGGGCATCGAAGGCAAAGGTTCGGCGTCCGCCCCGCCGGCGCTGACCGAGGGCACGTGCAGCTTTGCCCCGATGAGCCGCGATTGGAAGGACTCGGAGATCGACGCCTTCAAGCAGCGTCATGCTTATGCCCCGACGGTCATCCCGGTGGCGATCGACATGCTCGCGGTCTTCGTCCACAAGGACAATCCGCTGGAAAAGCTCACACTCCAGCAGGTCGACGCGATGTTCTCCAAAAATCGCAACGGTGGGCTTACCAAGGACATCCTGACATGGGGGGATCTTGGTCTCGAGGGGCCCTGGAAGAATCACTCCATCAGCCTCTACGGGCGCAATGCCACGAGTGGCACGTATGGGTATTTCAAGGAACACGCCCTGTTCAAAGGGGATTTCAAACCGACCGTCAAGGAACAGCCAGGAAGCTCCGCGGTCTTACAGGCGGTCGCCAGCGACCGCTACGGCGTCGGCTACAGCGGCATCGGCTACAGGACCGCCGACGTCCGTCCCGTTCCGCTGGCGCCGGGCGCGGGAGCGCCGGCGGTCGCTGCGGAGGCCGAGTTCGCCTATTCGGGCGACTATCCGCTGGCGCGGTTCCTCTACCTGTCGGTGAACCATCGGAAGGACACCCCGCTCGACCCGCTGCGTCGCGAGTTCCTCCGCTACGTGCTCAGCCGGAGCGGCCAGGCCGATGTCGTCAAGGATGGCTACCTGCCGATCACGGCGGCGATCGCCAGACGGGGCTTGGAGTCGGTCGGGATCACCGCACGGTAA
- a CDS encoding aldehyde dehydrogenase family protein, with protein sequence MADVHGDEARRFAAGLFTSRLSAADRDQIEARTQAIGRRLFDRALEARPSKVSTEFWVQQAGEWATQDDDLKVRLFRLVDCMPMLEDPVALDRHIREYIDDDVLARLPLAVRAALQAARSGMLAPLAARAVRAAVLSQARRFIAGTTPGEAAKAALAERRLHRGFTLDLLGEAVTADADADAYAAAYARLIVELPALAARWPADPLVDGDPGDPLPRVNLSLKLSALDSQFDAIDPVGTTARVLDRLRPLWRLARAHGVQIHVDMESHATKDLALAIFRKIAGEEEFRDWPWCGIVIQCYLREAHRDLVALGDWVRRRGTPMWVRLVKGAYWDQETIQARAAGWPVPVWELKWQTDACFEAATTWLLEQSPWLRPAIASHNIRSLAHAMAVAGHLGLPPKAPEIQMLYGMGDPEKHAVTAEGQRLRIYMPYGQLVPGMAYLVRRLLENSSNDSFLRAGFVKHVPPATLLLPPRPGPGEALDPPEPTVDFRNEPLADFTLATVRDTFAAALARIDAELARGPLEVPMVIDGRPERLPGFERTDPGDTAIVVARVSAATPAEARRAVEAVAAARPAWEARGVGERAAVLRRAAAVIRRQRFDLAALIVREVGKPWREADADVAEAIDFCDYYADHGVALAAPRRVDVPGEENVSTVRARGVAVVIAPWNFPLAILAGMTTAALVTGNGVVMKPAEQSSAVGWRLHTILLEAGVPAGVCAFLPGRGEEVGPDLVTHPATALVAFTGSRAVGMAINQEAAAASATGGRVVKRVIAEMGGKNAIIVDDDADLDEAVLAVVQSAFGYQGQKCSACSRVIVLQRVHDAFLAKLAPAVASLRIGPATEPGTRVGPLVDADAVERVRRFVGIGSTEARTVVAVDPDPVLAARGWYVGPHVFADVDPRGPLGQEEIFGPVLAVFAARDFAAAVALANDTPYALTAGVFSRSPAHLEMARDGLEAGNVYLNRGITGALVQRQPFGGYRMSGIGSKAGGPDYLEQFVVPRVVTENTLRRGFAPQRQPGGRPG encoded by the coding sequence ATGGCTGATGTTCATGGCGACGAGGCGCGGCGCTTCGCGGCCGGGTTGTTCACCAGCCGGTTGTCGGCGGCCGACCGCGACCAGATCGAGGCGCGGACGCAGGCGATCGGTCGGCGCCTCTTCGATCGCGCGCTCGAGGCCCGCCCGTCGAAGGTCTCGACCGAGTTCTGGGTCCAGCAGGCCGGGGAATGGGCCACCCAGGACGACGATCTGAAGGTTCGCCTGTTTCGGCTCGTCGATTGCATGCCGATGCTCGAGGACCCGGTGGCCCTCGACCGGCACATCCGTGAATACATCGACGACGACGTCCTCGCCCGCCTGCCGTTGGCGGTGCGCGCCGCCCTCCAGGCGGCACGGAGCGGGATGCTCGCGCCTCTGGCGGCGCGTGCGGTGCGCGCCGCCGTGCTCTCGCAGGCACGGCGCTTCATCGCCGGGACCACCCCGGGGGAGGCGGCCAAGGCGGCGCTGGCCGAGCGGCGGCTGCACCGCGGCTTCACGCTCGACCTGCTCGGCGAGGCGGTGACCGCCGACGCCGATGCCGACGCCTACGCCGCCGCCTACGCGCGCCTGATCGTCGAGCTCCCGGCCCTGGCCGCGCGCTGGCCGGCCGATCCGCTCGTCGACGGCGATCCGGGCGATCCGCTGCCGCGCGTCAACCTGTCGCTCAAGCTGTCGGCGCTCGACAGCCAGTTCGATGCCATCGATCCGGTGGGCACGACCGCCCGGGTCCTCGACCGGCTGCGGCCGCTGTGGCGGCTCGCGCGGGCCCATGGCGTGCAGATCCACGTCGACATGGAGAGCCATGCCACCAAGGACCTCGCGCTGGCGATCTTCCGGAAGATCGCCGGGGAGGAGGAGTTCCGCGACTGGCCGTGGTGCGGGATCGTCATCCAGTGCTACCTCCGGGAGGCGCACCGCGATCTGGTCGCGCTCGGGGATTGGGTCCGGCGGCGCGGCACGCCGATGTGGGTGCGCCTCGTGAAGGGGGCGTACTGGGATCAGGAGACGATCCAGGCCCGCGCGGCGGGCTGGCCGGTGCCGGTGTGGGAGCTGAAGTGGCAGACCGACGCCTGCTTCGAGGCGGCGACCACCTGGCTGCTCGAGCAGTCGCCGTGGCTGCGTCCGGCGATCGCCAGCCACAACATCCGCTCGCTGGCCCACGCGATGGCGGTCGCCGGCCATCTCGGCCTGCCCCCCAAGGCTCCCGAGATACAGATGCTCTACGGGATGGGGGATCCGGAGAAGCACGCGGTCACCGCCGAAGGGCAGCGCCTCCGGATCTACATGCCCTACGGCCAGCTCGTGCCGGGGATGGCGTATCTCGTCCGCCGGCTGCTGGAAAACTCGTCCAACGACTCGTTTCTCCGCGCCGGCTTCGTGAAGCACGTTCCCCCGGCCACGCTCCTCCTGCCGCCGCGTCCCGGCCCCGGCGAGGCTCTCGATCCCCCCGAGCCGACCGTCGACTTCCGCAACGAGCCGCTCGCCGACTTCACCCTGGCCACCGTCCGTGACACGTTCGCCGCGGCACTGGCCCGGATCGACGCCGAACTGGCGCGCGGGCCGCTCGAGGTTCCGATGGTGATCGACGGCCGGCCCGAACGCCTGCCGGGGTTCGAGCGCACGGACCCCGGCGACACGGCGATCGTCGTGGCGCGGGTCTCGGCGGCGACACCCGCCGAGGCGCGGCGCGCCGTGGAGGCGGTGGCCGCCGCCCGTCCCGCCTGGGAGGCGCGCGGAGTGGGCGAGCGGGCCGCGGTGCTGCGCCGGGCGGCGGCCGTGATCCGCCGGCAGCGCTTCGATCTGGCGGCGCTGATCGTCCGCGAGGTGGGCAAACCGTGGCGCGAGGCCGACGCCGACGTCGCCGAGGCGATCGATTTCTGCGACTACTACGCCGACCACGGCGTCGCCCTCGCCGCCCCGCGGCGCGTCGACGTGCCCGGCGAGGAGAACGTCTCCACCGTCCGCGCGCGCGGGGTGGCCGTGGTGATCGCGCCGTGGAACTTTCCGCTGGCGATCCTCGCCGGGATGACCACCGCCGCCCTCGTCACCGGTAACGGCGTCGTCATGAAACCGGCCGAGCAATCGTCGGCGGTCGGGTGGCGGTTGCACACGATCCTCCTCGAGGCCGGCGTGCCGGCCGGGGTCTGCGCATTCCTCCCCGGCCGTGGCGAGGAGGTCGGACCGGATCTGGTGACCCATCCGGCGACGGCACTGGTGGCGTTCACCGGCAGCCGCGCCGTCGGGATGGCGATCAACCAAGAGGCGGCCGCGGCGTCGGCGACGGGGGGCCGCGTCGTCAAGCGCGTGATCGCCGAGATGGGGGGCAAGAACGCGATCATCGTCGACGACGACGCCGATCTCGACGAGGCGGTGCTCGCCGTCGTCCAGTCGGCGTTCGGCTACCAGGGGCAGAAGTGCTCCGCCTGCTCGCGCGTGATCGTGCTCCAGCGCGTCCACGACGCCTTCCTCGCCAAGCTCGCTCCGGCGGTCGCGAGCCTGCGGATCGGACCGGCGACCGAGCCGGGCACGCGCGTCGGGCCGCTGGTCGACGCCGACGCCGTGGAGCGCGTGCGCAGGTTCGTCGGCATTGGCAGCACCGAGGCGCGGACCGTCGTCGCGGTCGACCCCGATCCGGTGCTGGCCGCGCGCGGCTGGTACGTCGGGCCCCACGTGTTCGCCGACGTCGACCCGCGCGGGCCGCTCGGCCAGGAGGAGATCTTCGGTCCCGTGCTCGCGGTGTTCGCGGCGCGCGACTTCGCCGCCGCCGTGGCCCTCGCCAACGACACCCCCTACGCACTGACAGCCGGCGTGTTTTCGCGCAGCCCGGCGCACCTCGAGATGGCCCGCGACGGCCTCGAGGCGGGCAACGTGTACCTCAACCGCGGCATCACCGGGGCGCTGGTCCAGCGCCAGCCGTTCGGTGGCTACCGGATGTCGGGAATCGGGAGCAAGGCGGGAGGACCCGACTACCTCGAGCAGTTCGTCGTGCCGCGTGTGGTCACCGAAAACACGCTCCGCCGCGGCTTCGCCCCGCAGCGCCAGCCGGGGGGTCGCCCCGGGTGA